TATCGGGGGCCTCGCCGCGCTTGTCAGTACGCTGAGCGCCGTCTCGTAAAGCGCGGGCCCCGCTAGTGGGACTAGCGAGACGGCGAGGGCTAGCGACAGGAGGGCCCCCACGACGCCGTTCCAGACCAATGCCTGCGCGTCCGCCGTAGCGCCGAACGTCGTGGCGACGGCGTAGACGGCGGTGAACACCGCCAGAGCGGCGTATAGCCTCATAGCTCTTCAAGCCTCTTGATGAGCCACTCAATTATGTGGCTGTGCGCAGTCCCCGGCCTCCTCGGCATCTGCTCTAGACACCTCTTTAAATTTTCCATTGACTCCACTGGGTAATTAATTTATAGGCGTTTTAAGTATTATGGAGATTAAGTTCTGGCCTCTGGACGCCACCTATACGGTCGTAGGCGGCGTCCCGGAGGTGAGGATCTTCGGCGTGGCTGAGGGGGGAGGGAGGGTCGTGCTGGTGGATAGGGGGTTCAGGCCCTACTTCTACGTGGACTGCCCCTCCTGTGACCTCGCCGTTGTCAAATCCCAGCTTGGGAGGGTCGCCCCAGTGGAGGGGGTCGAGGTGGTGGAGAGGCTCTTCCTCGGCAGGCCTAGGAGGTTTGTCAAGGTGGTGGCCAGGGTACCGGAGGATGTGCGTAGGTTGAGGGAGGCGGCGGCCTCTCTGCCGGGGGTGTCGGGGGTGTACGAGGCGGATATCCGCTTCTACATGAGGTATCTGGTGGATATGGGTGTGGTGCCCTGTAGCTGGAATGTGGCTGATGTGGAGGATGCTGGGGAGAGGCTGGGCCGCCTGCCGGTCTATAGAGTGGCTGAGTGGAGAGGCGTGGTGGGGGGCTTCCCGCCGCCTCTGCGGGTGCTGGCGTTTGACGTGGAGGTGTACAACGAGCGGGGGACGCCGGACCCGTTGAGGGACCCCGTCGTGATGTTGGCTGTGCAAACCAGCGATGGGCGTGTGGAGGTTTTCGAGGCGTCTGGGCGCGACGATAGGGGCGTCCTCCGCTCTTTCGTGGACGCCTTGAGGGAGTTCGACCCAGACGTCGTCGTTGGCTACAACTCGAATAAATTCGACTGGCCGTATCTGTCTGAGAGGGCTAAGGCGCTGGGGGTCCCGCTGAGGGTTGACAGAGTCGGCGGGGCGCCTCAGCAGAGCGTATACGGCCACTGGTCTGTTGTCGGGAGGGCTAACGTAGATCTGTTTAACATAGTGGAGGAGTTTCCCGAGATTAAGCTAAAGACCTTGGACAGGGTGGCGGAGTACTTTGGCGTGATGCGGAGGGATGAGCGGGTGCTGATCCCGGGGCACAAGATTTACGAGTATTGGAGGGACGAATCTAAGAGGCCCCTGTTGCGTCAATACGTTGTAGACGACGTCAAGTCTACCTACGGCTTGGCGGAGAGGTTGCTCCCGTTCTTGATTCAGCTCTCCTCCGTGTCGGGCCTGCCTCTAGACCAGGTGGCGGCGGCGAGCGTGGGGAACCGTGTGGAGTGGATGCTCCTCCGCTATGCGTATAAGATGGGCGAGGTGGCGCCGAATAGAGAGGAGAGGGAGTACGAGCCGTATAAGGGGGCCATTGTGCTAGAGCCGAAGCCAGGCCTCTACAACGACGTATTGGTGCTCGACTTCTCCTCAATGTACCCCAACGTGATGATGAGGTACAACCTCTCCCCCGACACCTATCTAGAGCCGGGGGAGCCGGAGCCGCCGAGCGGCGTCTACATAGCGCCGGAAGTGGGGCACAGGTTTAGGAGGGAGCCCCCCGGCTTCGTGCCGCAGGTGCTTAGGCAATTGGTGGAGCTTAGGAGGCTGGCTAGGGAGGAGATGAAGAGGTACAGCCCAGACTCTCCGGAGTACAGAGTTCTGGACGAGAGGCAGAAGGCGTTGAAGGTCATGGCCAACGCCATGTATGGATACATGGGTTGGGTGGGCGCTAGGTGGTACAAGAGGGAGGTGGCGGAGTCCGTCACAGCCTTCGCCAGGTCTATCCTAAGGGACGTGATCGACTATGCGAAGAGGTTAGGGGTTGTGGTGGTGTACGGCGACACAGACAGCCTATTCGTCAAGAGGGGCGGCGACGTCGAGAAACTCGTCAAGTACGTAGAAGAGAAGTACGGCATCGACATCAAGGTGGATAAAGACTACTCTACAGTCCTCTTCACAGAGGCGAAGAAGAGGTACGCCGGGCTGTTGAGAGATGGGAGGATCGACATAGTTGGATTCGAAGTGGTCAGGGGCGACTGGAGCGAGCTGGCCAAGGAGGTCCAGCTTAGAGTTATCGAGCTGATACTCAAGTCCCGGGACGCGGCTGAGGCCAGGCGTAGGGTGACTCAATACGTCAGGGAGGTGGTCGACGCGTTGAAGAACTACAGATTCGACCTAGATGACCTGGTTATATGGAAGACGCTGGATAAGGAGCTTGATGAGTACAAGGCCTACACCCCGCATCTCCACGCGGCGTTGCTCTTAAAGAGGAGGGGCTACAAGGTTGGGAAGGGCACGACTGTGGGCTACGTCGTTGTGAAAGGCGGAGAGAAGATCTCGGAGAGGGCTGTGCCGTACATCCTCGTCGACGATGTGAAGAAAATCGACGTGGATTACTACATCGAGAGGCAGGTCATACCCGCGGCGCTTAGGATAGCCGAGGTAATCGGCGTCAAGGAGGCCGATTTGAAAAGCGGTAGAGTTGAAAAATCACTGCTCGACTTTCTATAGCTTTATACTTCTTCAAGCCTCTTGATAAGCCACTCAACTATGTAGCTGTGTACAGCACGTGTTACTTTTAGCTCGTGTAACGTAGAGGCGACGGGGGTGTAGCGACACGGCGATTATCCCCTCTTTCTCGCACCCCTCCCCTTCTTGACTCCCAGCTTCCCCTCTCCCTCCACCACGGCTTTGTACATCAAAACGGCGGCTTTTAGAGAGGGGAGCCAGCTGGCTGGCACCAGCCAGCCGCCTGCCAGCTTCACCACACCCTCCACAAGGCCCCTCTCCACGGCCCACTTCACCGCGCCGCGTATCGTCTCTATACATGAACCGCTACCACCACAGATGTCGTACGCCACTCTAAACGCAGAACCCCTAGGCGCAATTGCAGAAAGCCGCTCCACAAAAGCCTCTAGAGGCCGCGGCGCCGATGCCTTGAAGACCCCGCGCCAGGACGTTTGGAGCACTCAGCGACGCGGCCCGGCGCGCGGCGTCTAGAGAGAAGCTGGAGAAGTGGCTCGGCGAGTGGCTTGCAAAGGCCCCTGGCCTCAAGGGGCACCGGGTGTTCCACACACTGGTGAACGTCCTCAGAGAGCTGATGCAAGGCGAACAAGATGCCGAAAAGCGCGAGGTTGCGAAGAGACGCGCCGTGGGGATGCTCCTACACGACGTGCTGGGAGATGGGACCGTGACCGCTAAGGAGGTTAGGCTGTACGTCGGCGGCGGGGAGGAGGATGAAGTGCCGGCGGAGGACAAGGTGGATCTCTACTACTCGCTGTTTAAGAGAATTGGATATGAGCCAGAGATGTACAAAGAGAGAGGCGTCGTCCACATAAAGCTGTACGGCGGAGAGGCGAAGAAATTCGCCCGGGAGGCTCTACCCTATCTATTGGCTCTCGAGCGTATGCTTGAGGTGGTGAAGAGCGACGAACAAATTTATTCAAAGGTGGCGAAGCTTACTGAGATGGCCAGGGCGGAGAAAGTAAAGGCGCGGGTGGAGGGATTTACCGTAGGAAAGAGGCCGAGGGCTAGGCTTGTAGTTGAGGCAGACGGCGCGGCGGCTGAGTACCAGATACGCCTTGTTAAAGGTAGTGCTGTGAAGTTGCGGTTCATAACCACCGACCGCGCCGAGGCTGAGCGGAGGATTGCCCTCCTTAGGGCCGTTGGCGTGAGGGCGGAGGTGAAGAAGGAGTGTAGTCGCGACGTGTGGTATATAGACGTCTCGACAAACGCCCTCGCCGCCGACTCTGTCCACGAGGAGGTTAGAAAGGCGGTGGTGGAGTTCCTCAAGCAGTGCAGAGAGGCCGAGGCCCTCGAAGAGGATGCATACAGATACCTCGCCGGGAAGTTCGAAAGGGGCATGCCAGAGTGGGGCGAAATTAGGTTCTCCGTAAAGCTGACAAAAGACGGCACAGTGGTAGTGCAATATAGACCCAGCGATCCCCAGTCCTTCAACAAGGCGGTAAACTTCCTACGGGAGCTGGGCATGCGGGATAGCTGTGAAGGAGAGTGGTGCTTTGTCCACTTCACGGCGAGGGAGCCGGAGGGCGGCAGACCGGGCCATGTCTACATCACAGCCGACGGCCTTAAGTACATCGGCTGGCTGGCAAGCCGCGGCGACGAGAGGGCGCAGTGGCTGAAGGAGACGCTTTTGAAGGAGGCAGAGAGGAAGGGCGTGGAAGTGCGTGAACGCCTAGAGCAGTACTTCCGCGAAGGCGAGATATGGGGCTCCGTAAAGCCGCCCATTGAGAAAGAGGTGGAGGTAGAGGGTAAAAAGGTGAGGGTGCGCGTCGAAGAGGTAGAGGCTTGGAGAGAGAAGGGCGAGAAGAAGGAGCACCTAGTTGTCAGGATAAGAGCAAAGGTGGTTGAAGGAAACAGCGAAGTAGCAGTGGAGAAAGAGGCAAAGTTCTACAAAGAGAGCGGCGGCAGGGTCTACGGCTACGTCAACATACACGACAACGCGGAGGGTGGGC
The sequence above is drawn from the Pyrobaculum ferrireducens genome and encodes:
- a CDS encoding PaRep2b protein, producing the protein MNVLRELMQGEQDAEKREVAKRRAVGMLLHDVLGDGTVTAKEVRLYVGGGEEDEVPAEDKVDLYYSLFKRIGYEPEMYKERGVVHIKLYGGEAKKFAREALPYLLALERMLEVVKSDEQIYSKVAKLTEMARAEKVKARVEGFTVGKRPRARLVVEADGAAAEYQIRLVKGSAVKLRFITTDRAEAERRIALLRAVGVRAEVKKECSRDVWYIDVSTNALAADSVHEEVRKAVVEFLKQCREAEALEEDAYRYLAGKFERGMPEWGEIRFSVKLTKDGTVVVQYRPSDPQSFNKAVNFLRELGMRDSCEGEWCFVHFTAREPEGGRPGHVYITADGLKYIGWLASRGDERAQWLKETLLKEAERKGVEVRERLEQYFREGEIWGSVKPPIEKEVEVEGKKVRVRVEEVEAWREKGEKKEHLVVRIRAKVVEGNSEVAVEKEAKFYKESGGRVYGYVNIHDNAEGGREADYARTAAVLEVLGIEEWSVTKERGKPKQIKLTGGALQKLMNLEPVCAALGICR
- a CDS encoding DNA-directed DNA polymerase, whose amino-acid sequence is MEIKFWPLDATYTVVGGVPEVRIFGVAEGGGRVVLVDRGFRPYFYVDCPSCDLAVVKSQLGRVAPVEGVEVVERLFLGRPRRFVKVVARVPEDVRRLREAAASLPGVSGVYEADIRFYMRYLVDMGVVPCSWNVADVEDAGERLGRLPVYRVAEWRGVVGGFPPPLRVLAFDVEVYNERGTPDPLRDPVVMLAVQTSDGRVEVFEASGRDDRGVLRSFVDALREFDPDVVVGYNSNKFDWPYLSERAKALGVPLRVDRVGGAPQQSVYGHWSVVGRANVDLFNIVEEFPEIKLKTLDRVAEYFGVMRRDERVLIPGHKIYEYWRDESKRPLLRQYVVDDVKSTYGLAERLLPFLIQLSSVSGLPLDQVAAASVGNRVEWMLLRYAYKMGEVAPNREEREYEPYKGAIVLEPKPGLYNDVLVLDFSSMYPNVMMRYNLSPDTYLEPGEPEPPSGVYIAPEVGHRFRREPPGFVPQVLRQLVELRRLAREEMKRYSPDSPEYRVLDERQKALKVMANAMYGYMGWVGARWYKREVAESVTAFARSILRDVIDYAKRLGVVVVYGDTDSLFVKRGGDVEKLVKYVEEKYGIDIKVDKDYSTVLFTEAKKRYAGLLRDGRIDIVGFEVVRGDWSELAKEVQLRVIELILKSRDAAEARRRVTQYVREVVDALKNYRFDLDDLVIWKTLDKELDEYKAYTPHLHAALLLKRRGYKVGKGTTVGYVVVKGGEKISERAVPYILVDDVKKIDVDYYIERQVIPAALRIAEVIGVKEADLKSGRVEKSLLDFL